The following coding sequences lie in one Yamadazyma tenuis chromosome 3, complete sequence genomic window:
- a CDS encoding uncharacterized protein (EggNog:ENOG503PT7Y) gives MTKGCNWKLQFDSTLNQYYYLDTKTNTISFDCPAEVKRTKKQSLLRRLSFKSKKSNESLITATCSDALSKNSTNSTSSYTSQSSTSSTPSQPQPKQTPFFDDEYLLNNPTNFRNFAGTSLAQADGFHDDVSSIDSESVITYYSELNHDIYAEDYYSFDKEKERIELRLQFMKELSV, from the coding sequence ATGACAAAAGGCTGTAACTGGAAACTCCAGTTCGACTCCACCTTGAACCAATACTATTACCTCGataccaaaaccaacaCGATTCTGTTTGATTGCCCAGCCGAGGTGAAAAGAACCAAGAAACAAAGCTTACTCAGACGGCTTTCTTTCAAGAGCAAAAAGTCCAACGAGTCCCTCATCACCGCCACTTGTTCCGATGCCTTGAGTAAAAACAGCACCAATAGCACCAGCAGTTACACCAGTCAAAGTTCCACATCTTCCACCCCATCACAACCGCAGCCGAAGCAGACTCCGTTCTTTGATGACGAATATCTCTTGAACAACCCCACCAACTTCCGCAACTTTGCCGGCACCTCGTTGGCCCAGGCCGATGGCTTCCACGACGACGTATCGTCGATCGACTCTGAGTCGGTTATTACGTACTATTCTGAATTGAACCACGATATCTACGCGGAAGACTACTACTCCTTCGATAAGGAGAAGGAACGCATCGAGTTGAGGTTGCAGTTCATGAAAGAATTGCTGGTGTAA